The Meriones unguiculatus strain TT.TT164.6M chromosome 3, Bangor_MerUng_6.1, whole genome shotgun sequence genomic sequence AGAGCGTTCTTACTTACTATTGCtacgaatattttcttctctatcCTCGACAGCTCTGATGTCTGACAAGCTCTCAATGTCTTAGGGGTGTTGCCCAGTCACTGTCACCAAAAACGTCTCTTAACTTTGctcctgacagctctgctgtcttacaggctcattacacacacacacacagaggcacagacacacacagagagacagaggcacagacacacagacacaacagtTGAACAAAAACAGCCGGGCTTGCTGATACAAGCCTGTAATGAGACACTCaggctggaggcaggaggcttggCAGTTCAAACCCTGCCAGGGACatagagcaagttcaaggccagcctgggaaacttGACGAGACCCTGCTTAAAACGAAGTGTGAAAAGGAGGCTGGGACACAGCGGTTGCCTCCCCCGAGGTCAGGCCCAGACCCAAAGAGAAAGCACAGCAATGACAGCAGAACGGGGCTGGCTGCCGAGCCCTCGGGGCCAGCGAAGTCACGCTGCAGACTGCATTTCCCTGAAGTGTGTACGTTGGGAGAGTCTCAGAGAGGGAAGGTAGACCGAGGGTCTCCCACGGGGCGAGGCACACCCTCCCCCTCGGCCGCAGTGCTGGTCTGGGATCTTTGAAAGGTAAATGCTTCTTTCTGCTGTCCTCGGGAGCAAGGCGTTCTGCCTGGGGCCTTGGAAGCTGCTGTCACCTCTGCCTGGAACACGCTTTCCTCAAGCGGGCGGTCACCCAAGCCTGAATGTGCTGCAAATGTCGCAAACCTCCTGGCGCTTGTCCCTTCAGTTTTTGTTATGCACATGAACGTGTGTGATGTTTATTCACAGACATGTTCATACACCCATGGGTGCGGTGTAAATGTgtactctgtgtatgtgtgagtagtGTAGATgtatggtgtctgtgtgtgtctgtgcatgtgtgttatacatgtgtgtgctatctgtgtgtgtggtatggtgtgtgtgtgtggtatggtgtgtggtgtctgtatgtgcctgtatggtgtgtgtgttgtgtgtgtgtgggaatgagtggcatatgtgtgtggtgtctatatgtgtctgtgtgtgtgatatggtatgtgtttgtgtggtgtctgtgtaCACGTaattggttttggtgttttgtgtgtgtagccttgactatcctggaactcgctctgtagaccaggctggccttgaactcacagagacctgcctgcctctgcctcccaggatcacaggtgtgcaccactgcctgGTTTACTGAGTAATTCTTTTCTGATTAAACTTAGCAGCGACACCAGATCTCTAGGTGCAGTCAGTACACAAAGGGGGCGCCCCCTCACCCCTAGATGTGAGGAAAAGCCTCTGGACAGAGCCGAACATCTCCTCTGGGGAAGTAAGTTTAAGTTGAAATTCACTGCTGAGGGAGAAAGTAGAGGTCGTAGGTGGACGGGCTGAAGTGCAGAGGCACCTTAAACCACGCCCAGGAGCAGAGGACTGCAGGGCCAAAGGTGGGTGGGTCAGGgagtgaggtgggggtggggtggcagtgACCGTCTTTAATCTCAGCTTTTGGACGGTGGAggcgggaggatcaggagttgcAAGTCATCTTGGGCTAtatacaagttcaaggccaacctgagctacttATTCCCTGTCTCAAAGAATGGGGGGAAGAAAAGAGTGGCTGGGAGGTGGCCAGTGAGTAGACAACCAGTCCCTGGCTCAGTCCTGCCTATGGTAGACCAAACCAAGCTCTATGCTCTAACAAcagcatttattctttttttttttttaattttatttttttttatcagttacattttattaactctgtatcccagccgtgtcccgatccctcattccctcccagtccctccctccctccctcagcatttattcttatttatttatttgctgtgtttaaaatttttttcttaatttttatttattttgttttgttcttcgagacagggtttccctgtgtagccttggctgtcctggactcactttgtagaccggcctcgagctcacagaatttcccctgcctcctcctcctggagagctgggatcacaagcgtgtgccaccatgcctcgcTCTCTTTAATTCTTTTAAAGTACGCTTATTTGCTTTACTTATGTCtgcgtctgtgtgtgtctgcgtggTGCATGTGCGTGTAGGCGCCCGCAGAGGTCAGAGCTGCAGTACGAGGCTTCCAGGGATGAAAtacaggtcttcaggcttggcagctagCACCCTCCAGTGCTTGAGTCATCTCACCAGACCTCCAGTTTCCTtcactctcctccccacccccaccccaccccctctggTGCGGCCAAGGagccctgggaactggaggagcAGGCCTGGAGCAAGAGTGGGGTCAAGGAGTGTCCAAACCCCAGAAAGCTCATCCTGAGGAGGGCAGGAGTGGGATCATTGCCCCCAACCCCCTGCAGGTAGTCCTGTGACACCGCCCACCTTTGCCCCACTGGAGACAGTCACCGGTAGCCAGGTTAAGCTCCTTGCCCTAAGGTCAAGTCCAGCAGCAACAGGAATTCCTCctcatgcaaatgaggcatcctCAGGACCCTTGCTGCAGCCAATGACTCATCTCCCAAAGGCCTTTccgtcccccaccccccatcGATTAAATAGGCTCTCCCAAAGAGGCCAGTCTCACTAGCTGCTTGAGGTCTTCACCCCCTGCAGCCACAGCCCACCCTGCCTTTCTCCGCTTCCTCCCTCAGGACCCACCAGGCTGATCCGGTAAGGGCTTCTTTCCTCTGGATCCATGGGTCTGACCCTGTGTGAATGGGGAAGCAGGGCGGGAGCGACCCCTGAAGGGACCAGGGCCCTGTCTTGGGTACTCTGCTTGAGGTCTCCATCTCCTGCGGCCCTTCCCACCTTGCTTGCTCAGGCATCTTCCCCGCCTGCTCCAGGCACCCATTGCCAGCAGGATACTACGTCATCACTAGCTGCCAAGATGCGACAGAAGTCTcgcatcctccccaccccccaccccatcaTGTGCTACATCCCCTTGTAAAAGGCAgtccccctccctctgctctcttccctcccccaccccagaggcagcctctgcatacccctccccaataaacctcccacgtgagGGTGACTTTATGGCCTCTGTCACTTAGATACCAACCCCGCTTCTTTCAGAGTCTGTGGGTTAGGGTGGGAAAGCAGGGTGGAAGGACAGCTGAGGAGACCCTTCTTTACAACCAGGAGGGgttttgtttgtgtctttctacAGGACCTGCTCAGGCCTATTTGGGTCCCAGCCAGAAATGTCCAACCCCACCCCACCAAGCAATAAGTTGGCCCAACCTTTGCTGACGGGTCAAGGACTGAGGAGGCCAAGGAGATGCTGTCCCAGACGGGACAACAAGATCTCCAAGGACATCCACAACCTGGGGGCCCCTGCTCAGGCCATGTGCCGCCTGCGGGCTCCCCTTTCCTCTATTTTCATGGCtgcttttgttgttcttcattctAACTCCGCTACTGCCCAGCCTCTTCCTCACCCTCGCAATGCCCACTGGAGATTCTTTGCTAGGGAGATCTACCACGGACACGACAAAGTCATAGGAACCCAGGACTGCCCACTGGAAGGATGCCAGACGGCCATTGAGATCCCTTTACGCCCTGATTCCATCTCCACCACGACCGACCCTTTCCTCTGCTTTCCTTACCGCAACGCAGGCGCCTGCCTCCGGGAAGCCTCCTCGTACGGAGGTTGCAGGTACCGGAGGTGCCAAATTGAATCCGCCGGCCGCAGCGGCACCATGCTCGCCAACCTTAACACTCATTTTCAGCTTTCCATCGGCGATCCCTGGCACGAGCGATGGCAGACAGGAGTGGTGGGGAAGCTCTACCCTAACAGCCACGCCAAAGCCCCAGTAGCCGACCTGCGCGTGTCCCGCCTGCTCGTCCCTGTGTCCGAACCTGTCACTGACCAACGCGTTAAAGATCTTCAGCAGAAGACTCACACTCGAAAGCAGGACCAAGCCGCCGTCTCCTGGCTACAATACATCCAATACACCGCCGGCCTCCTGTCCCTAACCACCCACCGAAACGCCTCTGAGTGCTTCCTCTGCGCCTCCCTCTCCCAGCCGCCACTGACAGCTATTCCTGTTAACATCTCCATTCACGAACCCCTCGGGCCCTCGCCCCCAGGAAAGTTAGAAAATGTTCCTCTCTTCGATCTGTCCTTCCCCCTTTGCCTCGTAAGCCCCTCTTCAAGGTCCCATCCTTCATGTTCCCGTGACGTCACCATCACCGGGCCAGTATGTGTTCGCCCTCCGGCTCTTCTCTGGTGCAACAATGTTACCAGTGCCTGCATTAACCCCCCCTTTCCAGGTTTCTGCACCCCGGTAATAGTTGTTCCCCGGGTCTATCTCTATGAGCCTCAAGAGCTCCCTTTACAGCTGGGAGGAGACGGAAAGACAAGAGAGGGCTTCGTTCCTCTGCTCATCAGAATGGGTCTCAGGGACTCGCTGGGCACCACCGGAGACCCCCGGGCAGCCTTTGTCCAAATGCACCATCCTGCTGGTGACTTCCAGGAGAACTTTGACCAGGCCATGGCTTCCTCTACAATCGACAGTCTTGATTCCCTCCAGCCACAGGTCACCTCCCAAGCAGGGGATTCTCTACAAAACCGAAGACGTCGGGACTTGGCGGCTGCTGAGCAGGGAGCCACTTGCCTTTTCCTAGGGGAGGAATGCTGCTTCTATGTGAATAAATCCGGGCTGGTAGAACAAAACATACGGAAGCTCAAAGAGCTCCAGCGAGAGCTCCAGGAGGGCAGCCTTACCTCACGGTACTCCACTCCCCTAGCGGCTTGGCTCGTCCCCCTCCTTGTTTCTACTTTGGTTCTTGGGGCCCTCCTGA encodes the following:
- the LOC110545197 gene encoding ERV-BabFcenv provirus ancestral Env polyprotein-like; the encoded protein is MSNPTPPSNKLAQPLLTGQGLRRPRRCCPRRDNKISKDIHNLGAPAQAMCRLRAPLSSIFMAAFVVLHSNSATAQPLPHPRNAHWRFFAREIYHGHDKVIGTQDCPLEGCQTAIEIPLRPDSISTTTDPFLCFPYRNAGACLREASSYGGCRYRRCQIESAGRSGTMLANLNTHFQLSIGDPWHERWQTGVVGKLYPNSHAKAPVADLRVSRLLVPVSEPVTDQRVKDLQQKTHTRKQDQAAVSWLQYIQYTAGLLSLTTHRNASECFLCASLSQPPLTAIPVNISIHEPLGPSPPGKLENVPLFDLSFPLCLVSPSSRSHPSCSRDVTITGPVCVRPPALLWCNNVTSACINPPFPGFCTPVIVVPRVYLYEPQELPLQLGGDGKTREGFVPLLIRMGLRDSLGTTGDPRAAFVQMHHPAGDFQENFDQAMASSTIDSLDSLQPQVTSQAGDSLQNRRRRDLAAAEQGATCLFLGEECCFYVNKSGLVEQNIRKLKELQRELQEGSLTSRYSTPLAAWLVPLLVSTLVLGALLTGYLIKYQKTRNDR